From the Motacilla alba alba isolate MOTALB_02 chromosome Z, Motacilla_alba_V1.0_pri, whole genome shotgun sequence genome, one window contains:
- the SLC46A2 gene encoding thymic stromal cotransporter homolog isoform X1: MVGIMAMRTWIEPVVAGSQVASAFYDTALLLVVKNYYNQTNSTAPSHVLEDAQQKAVSNFYIIYNLVLGLSPLVSAYGLSKLGDRIHRKIPICFPLLGYLGSKTLLLLLILLGWPVEVMYGAAAFNGLTGGFTTFWAGIMALGSLGSSESKRSLRLIIIELVYGLAGFLGSMASGYLFVGFSDRYREGTVLVCCSIACYAFCLLYSIFVLTVPKPAASCPAKAKSAEEVGGQLPEAVVARSSQPSESSIFTPVSPSKFIIILLFVAAILYDLAVVGAMNVLPLFLLREPLSWNAVEIGHGNAAGYVIFITSFLGVLVFSRYLRDITMIMIGVASFSAGILIMAFVQWTFLFYIARAVMLFALIPLPTIRSMLSKHVEGSSYGKVFALLQLSLVTTGVVTSTVYNKIYQNTLDWYSGFCFILSFLVGCLSLLPLSFVAIKQRSTTGSLEILTE; the protein is encoded by the exons ATGGTGGGAATAATGGCAATGAGGACGTGGATTGAGCCAGTGGTCGCGGGTTCCCAAGTGGCCAGTGCCTTCTAcgacacagcactgctgctggtaGTGAAGAACTACTACAACCAGACCAACAGCACTGCTCCCTCGCACGTCCTGGAAGATGCCCAGCAGAAGGCTGTATCTAATTTTTATATCATCTACAACCTAGTTCTGGGCCTGAGCCCGCTGGTGTCAGCTTATGGCTTGTCCAAGCTGGGGGACAGGATACATCGCAAGATCCCCATCTGCTTCCCTCTTCTTGGTTATTTGGGCTCCAAaactctcctgctcctcctcattCTGCTGGGCTGGCCAGTGGAGGTGATGTATGGGGCTGCTGCCTTCAATGGGCTGACAGGAGGCTTCACCACATTTTGGGCAGGCATCATGGCTCTGGGATCTCTGGGGTCCTCTGAAAGCAAGAGGTCTCTGCGGCTCATCATTATTGAACTGGTGTATGGTCTCGCTGGCTTTCTGGGAAGCATGGCATCTGGCTACCTGTTTGTTGGCTTCAGTGACCGCTATCGAGAAGGCACTGTGCTGGTGTGCTGCAGCATTGCTTGCTATGCCTTTTGTCTCCTCTACAGCATTTTTGTCCTCACAGTCCCCAagccagcagcttcctgccCAGCCAAAGCCAAGAGTGCAGAGGAGGTGGGTGGTCAGCTACCAGAAGCAGTGGTAGCCAGGAGCTCCCAAccttcagagagcagcatctTCACTCCAGTGTCACCCTCGAAGTTCATCATCATCCTGCTGTTTGTGGCAGCAATCCTCTATGACCTGGCTGTGGTTGGTGCAATGAACGTACTCCCACTGTTCTTGCTCAGGGAACCTTTAAGTTGGAATGCTGTGGAGATTGGCCATGGCAATGCTGCTGGGTATGTGATCTTCATTACCAGTTTCCTAGGGGTACTTGTGTTCTCCAGATACCTGAGGGATATTACCATGATCATGATCGGAGTAGCATCATTCAGCGCTGGCATCCTCATCATGGCCTTCGTGCAGTGGACGTTCCTGTTCTACATTG CACGGGCAGTGATGCTCTTTGCCCTCATCCCCTTACCAACCATCAGGTCCATGTTGTCCAAGCATGTTGAAGGATCATCCTATG GTAAGGTGtttgccctgctgcagctgtctTTAGTCACCACAGGAGTAGTGACATCTACAGTCTACAACAAGATCTATCAAAACACACTGGACTGGTACAGCGGCTTCTGcttcattttgtcttttctagTTGGCTGCCTGAGTCTCCTCCCTTTAAG CTTTGTGGCCATCAAACAACGGTCAACCACTGGCTCCCTTGAGATTCTGACTGAGTAG
- the SLC46A2 gene encoding thymic stromal cotransporter homolog isoform X2, which translates to MVGIMAMRTWIEPVVAGSQVASAFYDTALLLVVKNYYNQTNSTAPSHVLEDAQQKAVSNFYIIYNLVLGLSPLVSAYGLSKLGDRIHRKIPICFPLLGYLGSKTLLLLLILLGWPVEVMYGAAAFNGLTGGFTTFWAGIMALGSLGSSESKRSLRLIIIELVYGLAGFLGSMASGYLFVGFSDRYREGTVLVCCSIACYAFCLLYSIFVLTVPKPAASCPAKAKSAEEVGGQLPEAVVARSSQPSESSIFTPVSPSKFIIILLFVAAILYDLAVVGAMNVLPLFLLREPLSWNAVEIGHGNAAGYVIFITSFLGVLVFSRYLRDITMIMIGVASFSAGILIMAFVQWTFLFYIGKVFALLQLSLVTTGVVTSTVYNKIYQNTLDWYSGFCFILSFLVGCLSLLPLSFVAIKQRSTTGSLEILTE; encoded by the exons ATGGTGGGAATAATGGCAATGAGGACGTGGATTGAGCCAGTGGTCGCGGGTTCCCAAGTGGCCAGTGCCTTCTAcgacacagcactgctgctggtaGTGAAGAACTACTACAACCAGACCAACAGCACTGCTCCCTCGCACGTCCTGGAAGATGCCCAGCAGAAGGCTGTATCTAATTTTTATATCATCTACAACCTAGTTCTGGGCCTGAGCCCGCTGGTGTCAGCTTATGGCTTGTCCAAGCTGGGGGACAGGATACATCGCAAGATCCCCATCTGCTTCCCTCTTCTTGGTTATTTGGGCTCCAAaactctcctgctcctcctcattCTGCTGGGCTGGCCAGTGGAGGTGATGTATGGGGCTGCTGCCTTCAATGGGCTGACAGGAGGCTTCACCACATTTTGGGCAGGCATCATGGCTCTGGGATCTCTGGGGTCCTCTGAAAGCAAGAGGTCTCTGCGGCTCATCATTATTGAACTGGTGTATGGTCTCGCTGGCTTTCTGGGAAGCATGGCATCTGGCTACCTGTTTGTTGGCTTCAGTGACCGCTATCGAGAAGGCACTGTGCTGGTGTGCTGCAGCATTGCTTGCTATGCCTTTTGTCTCCTCTACAGCATTTTTGTCCTCACAGTCCCCAagccagcagcttcctgccCAGCCAAAGCCAAGAGTGCAGAGGAGGTGGGTGGTCAGCTACCAGAAGCAGTGGTAGCCAGGAGCTCCCAAccttcagagagcagcatctTCACTCCAGTGTCACCCTCGAAGTTCATCATCATCCTGCTGTTTGTGGCAGCAATCCTCTATGACCTGGCTGTGGTTGGTGCAATGAACGTACTCCCACTGTTCTTGCTCAGGGAACCTTTAAGTTGGAATGCTGTGGAGATTGGCCATGGCAATGCTGCTGGGTATGTGATCTTCATTACCAGTTTCCTAGGGGTACTTGTGTTCTCCAGATACCTGAGGGATATTACCATGATCATGATCGGAGTAGCATCATTCAGCGCTGGCATCCTCATCATGGCCTTCGTGCAGTGGACGTTCCTGTTCTACATTG GTAAGGTGtttgccctgctgcagctgtctTTAGTCACCACAGGAGTAGTGACATCTACAGTCTACAACAAGATCTATCAAAACACACTGGACTGGTACAGCGGCTTCTGcttcattttgtcttttctagTTGGCTGCCTGAGTCTCCTCCCTTTAAG CTTTGTGGCCATCAAACAACGGTCAACCACTGGCTCCCTTGAGATTCTGACTGAGTAG